The sequence below is a genomic window from Cobetia sp. cqz5-12.
ACTGCTCGCCTTCATTCAATTGGAAGAAGAACCTCGACGACGCCACCATCGCCAGGTTCCAGCAGGAACTGTCGGACATGGGCTACAAGTACCAGTTCATCACCCTGGCCGGTATCCACAACATGTGGTTCAACATGTTCGATCTTGCCTACGACTATGCGCAGGGCGAAGGCATGAAGCACTACGTCGAAAAGGTGCAGGAAGCCGAATTCGCCGCAGCCGAGAAGGGCTACACCTTCGTGGCGCACCAGCAGGAAGTCGGCACCGGTTACTTCGATGACATGACCAATGTCATTCAGGGCGGCAACTCCTCCGTCACCGCGCTGACGGGCTCCACGGAAGAAGACCAGTTCTAGACCGCTGACATCGCGGTATGACACCTGGACATAGCACCTCGAAATGACGAGATTGCGCGAGGTGCCACCCGCAGACTGACCGAAGCCCGCTCACGCGGGCTTTTTCGTGCCTTGGCGCCGTGAATACCCGCCGCGAATGTCCGACGTGACTACTAGCCAACGTCGACGAACGCCCCTGCGCTGACATTCACCCGGCATGGCTCATGCAGAATGCTGACGCGGTAGCACTCGCGCGACAGGGAAGTGCAGAAGTTGCGTCACCTCAGCGTTTCAGGTCGGGAACCCGGCATGGTCGATGTGGTCTATAATGTTAAGAAACAGTGTTCTCGCACGCCCGTCGTGACAAGAACCTGCTGGCGGCCCAAGGAAGTGATCGCCTACCTGAGCCTTGCTCTCTCAGCACTCAGCATTCTCCATCACAACCTCAAGCTGCACCGCATCATGCGAGGAGACACACCATGACACTCTCACTGACTCATAAACGATCGACTGGCGCACGCCGCTGGCTGCCCGTGATCGCACTCGGCGTACTGACGCTTGGCGGCTGCGCGAACAGCGACATCTATTCCGGCAACGTCTACACCGGCGATCAGGCCAAGCGCGCGCAGTCCGTCAGCTATGGCACCATCACCTCACTGCGTCCGGTACAGATCCAGGCACAGGATGAAGGCAGCGGCGTGCTCGGTGGCCTGGGTGGTGCGGTCGTCGGCGGCCTGCTAGGCAGCCAGATCGGCGGCGGCTCCGGCCGTGCGATCGCCACTGCCGCGGGCGCCATCGGCGGCAGCGTGGCCGGCAAGTCGATCGCCGACAACGTCGACCAGATCGACGCCTACGAGATTGAAGTCCGCCGCGATGCCGGCGACAGCCTCATCGTCGTCCAGAAAGCCGACACCGCCTTCTCGGTTGGCCAACGTGTCCGCCTGGTCGGCTACGGCGCCAACCTGAGTGTCGCGCCTTACTGAGTCTCTCGATGGCTGGCGCTCCCTTGCCGGAGCGCCGGCCGTTCTGCTTCCGCGCCCTTTACCGATTCCTGTCGCAAGCTCTGCGCGGGAAACGCTGCCACACTTTCCCCTCGACTCGCCAAGCGAGTGGATCCCCGCGTCTCTCGCGTCTTTCACATCTCTTGCGCTCCTGTATCTACCTCCGCTCCATCTCCTCCTGCTTGCAACTCCCGCTTTCTCCTGCCTCTCCCCTCGCTTCGCATTCCCTCCTCCGGTTACACGCATGAACGGCTCGCCTCAGCGAACAATCTGCAGATCGCCTATTGATTAACAGGCTATGAAATCGTGATTTTTTGTGCAAAGTTATACATGTGCAGCCTAACTTGACTCTGTGTACAACTTTTCGTCCCAGGAGTTGCGATGCGTCCCGTCACTGCCCGTCCAACAGGTTCTCTCCCAGGCGCCAGCAAGATGTCTTGTGGCACATCCCCTTCAAGAAACTGCCCTCACGCTTATCCCAGCACAGTCAATGACGGCCCCGGGGGTACCGCCGCCCTCAGCCACGCGCCGCAGGTGGCGCCAGCCTTCTCGACCCGTCGCCTGGGCATGGCATTGATCATGCTCGGTGCAGTGGCATTGGCCCCCATGGTGGAGGCAGCCGAGGACGAGGGTGGCGTGCTGTCATTGAAGGTCGAGAATGACCTTCTCGCCTCCGGCGATGACGGCCACTACACCAATGGCTTTGCGC
It includes:
- a CDS encoding glycine zipper 2TM domain-containing protein, giving the protein MTLSLTHKRSTGARRWLPVIALGVLTLGGCANSDIYSGNVYTGDQAKRAQSVSYGTITSLRPVQIQAQDEGSGVLGGLGGAVVGGLLGSQIGGGSGRAIATAAGAIGGSVAGKSIADNVDQIDAYEIEVRRDAGDSLIVVQKADTAFSVGQRVRLVGYGANLSVAPY